In Persicimonas caeni, a single window of DNA contains:
- a CDS encoding serine/threonine protein kinase — MAQQRYQVIERIDAGGMAEVFKANSTSLQGFQKLVAIKRVLPSLTQNERFVRMFLDEAKVSLHLNHTNIVQVFDLGIADGTYFIVMEFVDGTNLKKIIQLLGERKQRLPVEQAVYIALEVCKGLAHAHQKRDQQDNHLSIVHRDISPPNVLMSREGEVKITDFGLAKAKSQAEITDPGVVKGKFGYLSPEAANGEDVDARTDIFAVGIVLWEMLAGRRLFLGKSDYDTLKQVQQAKIPPLSKYGREIPRDLQQILARSLTQDPATRYQSAEEMGRALAGFLFSHGMVVSAFDIAQLVESVLDKKDDKTTAADVAAGQEVQRELNQLMSLEEMGNLDLFMAEHYGQIAQDSEASGEYDGEGEDPRDWMDLGFGGEDFAGGFEGGEPPHGAPAGSDSDSWQEGGLQDVARATQSMQAIKGPKPDPKKKKQQAQQKRQRPQQNQRSPQQGQGRQGDALMNSGGQQSPPNPSGRGPNQQPQQPPPTQQPQPTQQQTPPVEQVPKNHQPDKQAVGKAAILLIGLLVLAILGAGAYLLTQM, encoded by the coding sequence ATGGCCCAACAGCGATATCAGGTCATCGAACGTATCGACGCCGGTGGCATGGCCGAAGTTTTCAAGGCCAACTCCACCAGCTTGCAGGGCTTCCAGAAGTTGGTCGCCATCAAGCGCGTTCTGCCGTCGTTGACCCAGAACGAGCGCTTCGTGCGCATGTTCCTCGACGAGGCGAAGGTCAGCCTCCACCTCAACCACACCAACATCGTCCAGGTCTTCGATCTGGGTATTGCCGACGGCACCTACTTCATCGTCATGGAGTTCGTCGACGGCACCAACCTCAAAAAGATCATCCAGCTTCTGGGCGAGCGAAAGCAGCGTTTGCCGGTCGAGCAGGCCGTCTACATCGCCTTGGAGGTGTGCAAAGGGCTCGCTCACGCGCACCAGAAGCGTGACCAGCAAGACAACCACTTGAGCATCGTCCACCGCGACATCAGCCCGCCCAACGTGCTGATGAGCCGCGAGGGCGAGGTCAAGATCACCGACTTCGGTCTGGCCAAGGCCAAGAGCCAGGCCGAGATTACCGATCCGGGCGTGGTCAAAGGCAAGTTCGGGTATCTGTCACCCGAGGCCGCCAACGGAGAGGACGTCGACGCGCGGACCGACATCTTCGCCGTGGGCATCGTCCTGTGGGAGATGCTCGCCGGGCGGCGACTCTTTTTGGGCAAGAGCGACTACGACACGCTCAAGCAGGTCCAGCAAGCCAAGATTCCGCCGCTGTCCAAATACGGCCGCGAGATCCCCAGGGATCTGCAGCAAATCTTGGCGCGTTCGCTGACCCAAGACCCTGCGACGCGCTACCAGAGTGCCGAAGAGATGGGGCGGGCGCTGGCAGGCTTTTTGTTCTCACACGGCATGGTCGTCTCGGCGTTCGACATCGCTCAGCTGGTCGAGAGCGTGCTCGACAAGAAGGACGACAAGACCACCGCCGCCGACGTGGCTGCCGGCCAAGAGGTCCAGCGCGAACTCAATCAGCTCATGTCCCTCGAGGAGATGGGCAATCTCGACCTGTTCATGGCCGAGCACTACGGCCAGATCGCCCAAGATTCCGAGGCGAGCGGCGAGTACGACGGCGAGGGCGAAGACCCGCGCGATTGGATGGACCTTGGCTTTGGCGGCGAGGATTTCGCCGGCGGTTTCGAAGGCGGCGAGCCTCCCCATGGCGCGCCCGCAGGCAGTGACTCGGACAGCTGGCAAGAGGGAGGTCTTCAAGACGTCGCTCGAGCGACCCAGTCGATGCAGGCCATCAAGGGACCCAAGCCCGACCCGAAGAAAAAGAAGCAACAGGCGCAACAGAAACGGCAGCGCCCGCAGCAGAACCAGCGCTCGCCCCAGCAGGGCCAAGGCCGCCAGGGAGACGCGTTGATGAACTCCGGCGGCCAGCAGAGTCCACCGAACCCGAGCGGACGCGGGCCGAATCAGCAGCCTCAACAGCCGCCGCCCACGCAACAGCCCCAGCCCACCCAGCAGCAGACACCGCCGGTCGAGCAGGTGCCTAAAAACCATCAGCCCGACAAGCAGGCCGTCGGCAAGGCCGCCATCTTGCTCATCGGGCTCCTCGTCTTGGCAATTCTGGGCGCAGGCGCGTATTTGCTGACGCAGATGTGA
- a CDS encoding alpha/beta hydrolase family protein — MPRIVRISRLLAGIALLAAVGSGCSTVQQTLCETPAPQANGKAQPDGLDAPVADCDCSKEQKTAEAQAPEKQETAEPHVIAKQAFSFTSKGDELAGVIDRPETITEPLPAVVVLHDSGPMNRRGLFKGALGLELPVEVPVYQEIAENLAQNGYVVMRFDKRTCVDGGPPWCKYPRDYIEDHREKLASTLMADAKAAVTALRKRKDVDPTRVYILGHGQGAELALAVAGDVEPRGLVLLAPSPYPVDEVVLHQTQASRDHLAKRRKAEGNTTMGTLLQQQLDALETTHEKQKKAFEKLRADEEMDGDVLGAPETTWAGLFELHDRAMASVKNSQVPVLALFGEHDLDIPSDSAEKFQTQLGRSRKSEVMLLPDVTRVMVGLGEEQGDTTQVSEDVHQAILHFFGELDKAPTEPES, encoded by the coding sequence GTGCCACGAATTGTTCGAATTTCGCGCCTGCTTGCAGGCATCGCCCTCCTCGCAGCAGTCGGCTCCGGCTGCTCGACGGTCCAACAAACCCTGTGCGAAACGCCGGCCCCCCAGGCCAACGGCAAGGCGCAGCCCGACGGGCTCGACGCGCCCGTCGCCGACTGCGACTGCTCGAAAGAGCAGAAGACGGCTGAGGCGCAAGCTCCCGAGAAACAAGAGACCGCAGAGCCGCACGTGATCGCCAAACAGGCGTTCAGCTTCACGTCCAAGGGCGACGAGCTCGCCGGCGTGATCGACCGACCCGAGACGATCACCGAGCCGCTTCCGGCCGTGGTGGTGCTCCACGACTCGGGGCCCATGAACCGGCGCGGGCTCTTCAAAGGCGCGCTGGGCCTCGAGCTTCCCGTCGAGGTGCCGGTTTATCAAGAGATCGCCGAAAACCTCGCCCAAAACGGCTACGTGGTCATGCGCTTCGACAAGCGAACGTGCGTCGACGGTGGCCCGCCGTGGTGCAAATACCCGCGCGACTACATCGAAGACCATCGCGAGAAGCTCGCCAGCACCTTGATGGCCGACGCCAAGGCCGCCGTCACCGCGTTGCGCAAGCGCAAGGACGTCGATCCGACGCGTGTCTATATCTTGGGTCACGGCCAAGGAGCCGAGTTGGCACTTGCCGTAGCCGGCGACGTCGAGCCCCGGGGACTGGTGTTGCTGGCTCCGAGTCCGTATCCGGTCGACGAGGTGGTCCTGCACCAGACCCAAGCCTCGCGTGACCACCTGGCCAAGCGGCGAAAGGCCGAGGGTAACACGACGATGGGCACGCTCTTGCAACAGCAACTCGACGCCCTCGAGACGACCCACGAAAAGCAGAAGAAGGCGTTCGAAAAGCTGCGCGCCGATGAGGAGATGGACGGCGACGTGTTGGGCGCACCGGAGACGACGTGGGCGGGGCTATTCGAGCTGCACGACCGCGCCATGGCGAGCGTGAAGAACTCGCAAGTGCCTGTGCTCGCACTCTTCGGCGAGCACGATCTCGACATCCCGAGCGACAGCGCCGAGAAATTTCAGACCCAGCTTGGGCGCTCGCGTAAGAGCGAGGTGATGCTGCTGCCCGACGTCACCCGCGTGATGGTCGGGCTCGGCGAGGAGCAGGGCGACACCACGCAGGTCTCGGAGGACGTCCACCAAGCGATCCTTCACTTCTTCGGCGAGCTCGACAAGGCGCCCACCGAGCCGGAGAGCTGA
- a CDS encoding adenylate/guanylate cyclase domain-containing protein, whose translation MAKLSYRDARGVLHEHQLGKRTSIGRHPDQAIQILDRVVSKQHAEVVALPDGGFAVQDGGSRNGTYVNGSLIQDGHRLSDGDRITVGSTDMFYHEEREPNTDSFTETRGGRVTIHSDDLQTHIRSKLAHQVQDRFLPESTIRDDATVRRDYEKLRIAHELSQSIGVEMDLEVLLQKILDKAFEIFPADRGVILLRPEESDSLVPMVVKSRQGDDGDVDDVRISQTILNEVCEEKQAVLSSDAMSDSRFSGSHSIILGQIRSTMSVPLLHEKRILGVIHLDSKLASGAFTEKDLQILTGFARQAAAMVQHHRLLKKMEAEIVVREKMRRLLSPQLVEEVVSGRLELKKGGELRHATVMFADIRNFTSVSEQLPPQEVVDNINEYFELMVDVIFKYEGTLDKFIGDEIMAIWGAPIGHPDDAERAVRCVIEMQQVLEQYNAEREAAGEMTFKIGIGLNTGEVVAGYMGSTKSMNYTVMGDVVNTAARFCSAAGPDEILIGEDTFAEVADMVDYELLPPTKLKGKMEHVDIYRILGLKGAGSFEREDTQRTAPPRDEN comes from the coding sequence ATGGCGAAGCTGTCATACCGAGATGCGCGTGGTGTTCTCCACGAACACCAATTGGGGAAGCGAACCTCTATTGGGCGCCACCCGGACCAAGCCATTCAAATCTTGGACCGAGTGGTCTCGAAGCAGCACGCCGAGGTCGTGGCCCTGCCCGACGGCGGCTTTGCCGTTCAGGACGGTGGTAGTCGAAACGGCACCTACGTCAACGGTTCGCTGATCCAGGACGGCCATCGCCTCAGCGATGGTGATCGCATCACTGTCGGCTCGACCGACATGTTCTATCACGAGGAGCGGGAGCCCAACACCGACTCGTTTACCGAGACGCGCGGTGGTCGGGTCACCATCCACTCCGACGATCTGCAGACTCATATCCGCAGCAAGCTCGCCCACCAGGTTCAAGACCGGTTTTTGCCCGAATCGACGATTCGCGACGACGCCACGGTGCGCCGCGACTACGAGAAGCTGCGCATCGCCCACGAGCTCAGCCAGTCGATCGGCGTGGAGATGGACCTCGAGGTGCTGCTGCAAAAGATCCTCGACAAGGCATTCGAGATCTTTCCGGCCGACCGCGGCGTGATTTTGCTGCGCCCCGAAGAGTCCGACAGCCTCGTGCCCATGGTCGTCAAATCGCGCCAGGGAGACGACGGCGACGTCGACGACGTGCGCATCAGCCAGACCATCCTCAACGAGGTATGCGAGGAGAAGCAGGCCGTGCTCTCGTCGGACGCGATGAGCGACTCGCGCTTTTCGGGCAGCCACTCGATCATCCTGGGGCAGATTCGCTCGACGATGAGCGTGCCGCTGCTCCATGAAAAGCGCATTCTCGGGGTCATTCACCTCGATTCGAAGCTCGCCAGCGGGGCGTTTACCGAGAAAGACCTCCAGATTCTGACCGGCTTTGCCCGTCAGGCCGCCGCGATGGTCCAGCACCACCGGCTGCTCAAGAAGATGGAGGCCGAGATCGTCGTGCGTGAGAAGATGCGCCGGCTCCTGTCGCCCCAGCTTGTCGAGGAGGTCGTCAGCGGCCGGCTCGAGCTCAAGAAGGGCGGCGAGCTTCGTCACGCCACGGTCATGTTCGCCGATATCCGAAATTTCACGTCGGTCAGCGAGCAGTTGCCGCCCCAAGAAGTCGTCGACAACATCAACGAGTATTTCGAGCTGATGGTCGACGTGATCTTCAAGTACGAGGGCACCCTCGACAAGTTCATCGGCGACGAGATCATGGCCATCTGGGGCGCGCCCATCGGCCACCCGGACGACGCCGAGCGCGCCGTGCGTTGCGTCATCGAGATGCAGCAGGTGCTCGAGCAGTACAACGCCGAGCGCGAGGCTGCCGGCGAGATGACCTTCAAGATCGGCATCGGTCTGAACACCGGCGAAGTCGTGGCCGGTTATATGGGCTCGACCAAGAGCATGAACTACACGGTGATGGGCGATGTGGTGAATACCGCCGCCCGATTTTGCTCTGCGGCCGGCCCGGACGAGATTCTTATCGGCGAGGACACCTTCGCCGAGGTCGCCGACATGGTCGACTACGAATTGTTGCCGCCGACCAAGCTCAAAGGCAAGATGGAGCACGTCGACATCTACCGCATCCTCGGCCTGAAGGGCGCCGGCAGCTTCGAGCGTGAGGATACGCAGCGCACCGCGCCGCCGCGCGACGAGAATTGA
- the glgC gene encoding glucose-1-phosphate adenylyltransferase, with protein MDDVLVMILAGGQGSRLMPLTEDRAKPAVPFGGRYRIIDFVLSNFINSGFYQIKVLTQYKADSLINHISRGWRLSELVGHYVDAVPAQQRRGPHWYRGSADSIYQNLNLIEDAEPRDVCVFGGDHIYKMDVRQMVDFHRDSNGDLTVAAVPVPIEDGWQFGIIESDEEGRIIGFEEKPENPRPMPGDPTRCLASMGNYIFETGALVDEVSRDAHDEDSVHDFGKSIVTKMVRDEVSDVFVYDFSQNVVRGQTERERGYWRDVGTIDAYWQSSMDLVAIDPEFDLYNPKWPIRTRYEHHAPAKFVHDDPSHNRVGTAINSMVAEGAIVSGGVIRNSILFPRVRVNSYSRIEDSVLFDGVDIGRRAKIRRAVIDKGVAIPPDTVIGYDLEKDRQRFTVSDGGVVVIPKGAVFN; from the coding sequence ATGGACGACGTACTCGTCATGATTCTAGCCGGCGGCCAGGGTAGCAGGCTCATGCCGCTGACCGAAGATCGCGCCAAGCCCGCCGTGCCATTCGGTGGGCGCTATCGGATCATCGACTTCGTGCTGTCGAACTTCATCAACAGCGGCTTCTACCAGATCAAGGTCTTGACGCAGTACAAGGCCGACAGCCTCATCAACCACATCTCGCGTGGCTGGCGGCTCTCGGAGCTTGTGGGCCACTACGTCGACGCGGTGCCCGCCCAACAGCGGCGCGGGCCGCACTGGTATCGCGGCAGCGCAGACTCGATTTATCAGAACCTCAACTTGATCGAGGATGCCGAGCCGCGCGACGTGTGCGTCTTTGGCGGCGACCACATCTACAAGATGGACGTGCGCCAGATGGTCGACTTTCACCGCGACTCTAACGGCGACTTGACCGTGGCTGCGGTTCCGGTGCCAATCGAAGATGGCTGGCAATTTGGCATCATCGAGTCGGATGAAGAGGGGCGGATCATCGGGTTCGAGGAGAAGCCCGAAAACCCCAGGCCGATGCCCGGCGATCCGACCCGCTGCTTGGCGTCGATGGGCAACTACATCTTCGAGACCGGCGCGTTGGTCGACGAGGTGAGTCGCGACGCCCACGACGAAGATTCGGTCCACGACTTCGGAAAGAGCATCGTGACCAAGATGGTCCGCGATGAGGTCTCCGACGTGTTCGTGTACGACTTCTCGCAGAACGTCGTGCGCGGTCAGACCGAGCGTGAGCGCGGCTACTGGCGTGACGTCGGCACGATCGACGCCTATTGGCAATCTTCGATGGATCTCGTGGCCATCGACCCCGAATTCGACCTCTACAACCCGAAGTGGCCCATCCGCACGCGCTACGAACACCACGCGCCGGCCAAATTCGTACACGACGACCCGTCGCACAACCGGGTGGGCACGGCCATCAACTCGATGGTCGCCGAAGGCGCCATCGTCTCCGGTGGTGTCATCCGCAACTCGATTCTGTTTCCCCGCGTACGCGTGAACTCCTACTCGCGGATCGAGGATTCGGTGCTCTTCGACGGTGTCGACATCGGCCGGCGTGCCAAGATTCGCCGAGCGGTGATCGACAAAGGCGTCGCCATCCCGCCGGACACCGTCATCGGCTACGACCTGGAGAAGGATCGCCAGCGCTTTACTGTCTCTGACGGCGGCGTCGTCGTCATCCCCAAAGGCGCAGTATTCAACTGA
- a CDS encoding sigma-54-dependent transcriptional regulator, whose protein sequence is MPESSKILLVDDEVAHLKTLERLFTKEGHEVLTAESGEAALDIIRAERVHLVITDLKMGEVDGMDLLKLVQTLQPQAEVILMTAFGTVERAVRGMKAGAYDFVSKPIKRATILKAARQALERQALVAENRKLKAKLADLTNDRNIVGQSPAFRDALDLVRQVATSDATVMLTGESGTGKELFARMIYELSERADEPFVAVNCAALPESILESELFGYEEGAFTGANGRKIGRFEAADGGTLFLDEIGELTPQVQVKLLRVLQEGEFERLGSNQPIRVDVRIVAATHKDLEEEMEAGNFREDLYYRLNVVNIEIPPLRHRLEDVPLLAEHFLGKYRKKNKREISGLSREALDALSNYKWPGNVRELENVIERAVVLDKDGLIDVDDVPDHIVSYEGESRHITIPLGTPLDEIEQRVLHETLKMTGGDKKLAAKLLDISTRTIYRKL, encoded by the coding sequence ATGCCCGAATCCTCCAAAATCTTGCTCGTCGACGATGAAGTCGCTCACCTCAAGACCCTCGAGCGACTCTTCACCAAGGAGGGCCACGAGGTGCTCACCGCCGAGAGCGGCGAAGCGGCCCTCGACATCATCCGCGCCGAGCGGGTCCACCTGGTGATCACCGACCTGAAGATGGGCGAGGTCGACGGGATGGACCTGCTCAAGCTGGTCCAGACGCTGCAGCCCCAAGCCGAGGTCATCTTGATGACCGCTTTTGGCACCGTCGAGCGGGCCGTCCGCGGGATGAAGGCGGGCGCCTACGACTTTGTAAGCAAGCCGATCAAGCGGGCGACCATCCTCAAGGCGGCCCGCCAGGCCCTCGAGCGCCAGGCGCTCGTCGCCGAAAACCGCAAGCTCAAGGCCAAGCTCGCCGACCTGACCAACGACAGGAACATCGTGGGCCAGTCGCCGGCGTTTCGCGACGCACTCGACCTGGTACGCCAGGTCGCCACGAGCGACGCCACCGTGATGCTCACCGGCGAGTCGGGCACCGGCAAGGAGCTGTTCGCTCGTATGATCTACGAGCTGAGCGAGCGCGCCGACGAGCCCTTCGTGGCGGTCAACTGCGCCGCCCTGCCCGAGTCGATCCTGGAGAGCGAACTCTTCGGCTACGAAGAAGGCGCCTTCACCGGCGCCAACGGCCGCAAAATCGGCCGCTTCGAGGCCGCCGACGGCGGCACCCTCTTCCTCGACGAGATCGGCGAGCTCACCCCGCAAGTGCAGGTCAAATTGCTGCGCGTGCTCCAAGAAGGCGAGTTCGAGCGCCTGGGCTCCAACCAGCCCATCCGCGTCGACGTGCGCATCGTCGCCGCCACCCACAAGGACCTCGAAGAGGAGATGGAGGCGGGCAACTTCCGCGAAGACCTGTACTACCGCCTCAACGTCGTCAACATCGAAATCCCCCCGCTTCGCCACCGCCTCGAGGACGTCCCGCTCCTGGCCGAGCACTTCTTGGGCAAGTACCGAAAGAAGAACAAACGCGAGATCAGCGGGCTGAGCCGCGAGGCCCTCGACGCCCTGTCGAACTACAAGTGGCCCGGCAACGTCCGCGAACTCGAAAACGTCATCGAGCGCGCCGTCGTGCTCGACAAAGACGGTCTCATCGACGTCGACGACGTCCCCGACCACATCGTCTCCTACGAAGGCGAGTCCCGCCACATCACCATCCCGCTGGGCACCCCGCTCGACGAAATCGAGCAGCGCGTGCTTCACGAGACGCTCAAAATGACCGGCGGCGACAAGAAACTCGCCGCGAAGCTGCTCGATATCTCGACGCGTACGATCTACCGCAAACTCTGA
- a CDS encoding glycoside hydrolase family 57 protein has protein sequence MTSKIYVQFLWHFHQPYYSVPNQTSNKLPWVRLHSIKSYYDMGRMLERFPQVRCVVNFSGCLLQQLREYIEEGKRDSWWDLTEKPARELNEAEKYHLLRNFFSIDWDTCVERFPRYKELLEKRGEDDDAIDPGAFSVQELRDLQVLFNLAWFGFSAREERVVVQALIDKGRGYTESEKHAVLEQQIEVMQLVAPLYSKLHHRGQIELSITPMYHPILPLIIDSDVAAVATPNRPRPRRFQAPDDADFHVDEARSLARDFLGVDASGMWPAEGSISPQAVATFAEHDVAWIASDEEVLQKSIGERWSRNWDLYHPWHLESAPETQIFFRDRGLSDLIGFVYAKNDADEAVADFVDRVRHIGQERREDLSPPVISVILDGENPWEHYPQDGESFLSELYRALTEADDIETVTPTQYLEEVGPGPALETLHSGSWIEANYRIWIGEDQTNRAWNLLGRTREHLVERSEDESLSEGRLHQAWEALHIAEGSDWFWWYGDDFTSRNDADFDRLFRDQLRHVYAALRDEPPADLDVPLIGDTAAEVEFKPPQGLIQPSIDGNNDFFYEWSGAGVYTNRGGRGSMFENTRFVDELRIGFDLGFLYLMVKPGADFHERRKELELRFKITGPDGGVRSISVEFGERVEAVVESARHGKCPVERAAYVDCLELAAPFAHLELHTGDEFSIHLSVIEQSMEVSRHPIERALVLQVPDETFELRNWIV, from the coding sequence ATGACCTCCAAAATTTACGTTCAGTTCCTCTGGCATTTTCACCAGCCGTATTACAGCGTTCCCAATCAAACCTCGAACAAGCTGCCGTGGGTGCGTCTGCACTCCATCAAGTCGTATTACGACATGGGGCGCATGCTCGAGCGTTTTCCCCAGGTGCGCTGTGTCGTCAACTTCTCGGGATGCCTTCTGCAGCAGCTTCGCGAGTATATCGAAGAGGGCAAGCGCGATAGCTGGTGGGATTTGACCGAGAAGCCGGCGCGGGAGCTCAACGAGGCCGAGAAGTACCATCTGTTGCGCAACTTCTTCAGCATCGATTGGGACACCTGCGTCGAGCGCTTCCCGCGCTACAAAGAGCTGTTGGAGAAGCGGGGCGAGGACGACGACGCCATCGATCCGGGCGCGTTCTCCGTCCAGGAGCTGCGCGACTTGCAGGTGCTGTTTAACCTGGCGTGGTTTGGCTTTTCGGCGCGTGAGGAGCGCGTGGTCGTCCAGGCGCTCATCGACAAGGGGCGCGGGTACACCGAGAGCGAGAAACACGCAGTGCTCGAGCAGCAGATCGAGGTCATGCAACTCGTGGCGCCGCTGTACAGCAAGCTTCACCACCGAGGCCAAATCGAGCTGAGCATCACGCCGATGTATCACCCGATCTTGCCGTTGATCATCGATTCGGACGTCGCGGCGGTCGCCACGCCCAATCGACCGCGGCCGCGCCGTTTTCAAGCCCCTGACGATGCCGACTTCCATGTGGACGAGGCGCGCTCGTTGGCGCGCGATTTTCTGGGCGTCGACGCCAGCGGCATGTGGCCTGCCGAAGGATCGATCTCGCCGCAGGCGGTGGCGACCTTCGCCGAGCACGACGTCGCCTGGATCGCCAGCGACGAAGAGGTATTGCAGAAGTCGATCGGGGAGCGTTGGTCCCGCAACTGGGACCTGTATCACCCGTGGCATCTCGAGAGTGCGCCGGAGACCCAGATCTTCTTTCGCGACCGCGGTCTGAGTGATCTCATCGGCTTCGTCTACGCCAAGAATGACGCCGACGAGGCCGTCGCCGACTTCGTCGACCGGGTGCGCCATATCGGCCAGGAGCGCCGCGAAGATCTCTCACCGCCGGTCATCAGCGTCATCCTCGACGGCGAGAATCCGTGGGAGCACTACCCGCAGGATGGTGAGTCGTTTCTGAGCGAGTTGTATCGAGCGCTCACCGAGGCCGATGACATCGAGACGGTCACGCCGACGCAGTACCTCGAAGAGGTGGGCCCGGGCCCTGCGCTCGAGACGCTCCATTCGGGCTCGTGGATCGAGGCGAATTATCGCATCTGGATCGGCGAAGATCAGACCAATCGCGCTTGGAATCTGCTGGGGCGCACCCGCGAGCACCTCGTGGAACGCTCCGAGGACGAGAGCTTGTCGGAGGGGCGGCTGCACCAGGCTTGGGAGGCGCTCCATATCGCCGAGGGAAGCGACTGGTTCTGGTGGTACGGCGACGACTTCACCTCACGTAACGATGCCGACTTCGACCGGCTCTTCCGCGACCAACTTCGCCACGTGTACGCTGCGCTGCGTGACGAGCCGCCGGCCGACTTGGATGTCCCCCTTATTGGCGACACGGCAGCCGAGGTCGAGTTCAAGCCCCCTCAGGGCCTGATCCAGCCGAGCATCGACGGCAATAATGACTTCTTTTACGAGTGGAGCGGTGCAGGCGTCTACACCAACCGGGGTGGGCGCGGCTCGATGTTCGAGAACACGCGCTTTGTCGACGAGCTACGCATCGGCTTCGATCTCGGCTTTCTGTACCTGATGGTCAAGCCGGGCGCTGACTTTCACGAGCGCCGAAAGGAGTTGGAGCTCAGGTTCAAGATCACCGGACCTGATGGGGGCGTGCGCTCGATCAGTGTCGAATTTGGAGAACGAGTCGAAGCGGTGGTCGAGAGTGCGAGGCACGGCAAATGCCCCGTCGAGCGCGCCGCTTACGTCGATTGCCTCGAGCTCGCCGCGCCCTTTGCCCACTTGGAGCTTCATACCGGTGACGAGTTCTCGATTCACCTGTCGGTGATCGAGCAGTCCATGGAGGTCAGCCGGCATCCGATCGAGCGCGCGCTCGTCCTGCAGGTGCCCGACGAGACCTTCGAGCTGCGCAACTGGATCGTCTAG
- a CDS encoding NmrA/HSCARG family protein, whose product MADERKSILVIGATGSQGGAVVRHLLARDDEFQVHGLTRDNASERAEKLSERGVVMLEGDLDDPDSLRRVMEGMHGVFCVTNFWQTGYDRQVQQGKNAADVASELGVEHFVFSGVGDHDQSTGIPHFDSCWEIDQHIQQLDLATTVLKPVFFFQNFEGMSDDITDGTLALGLKQGVKLQMIDVDDIGKAATVAFLNPDEFIGTRHNLAGDSKTVEQAAHVFSNVLDIEVEPVHVPMDALREQMGEEFAVMFEWFNEHGYTTDLQECEETFGFEFTNLRDYLHKHGWHVVNTGGQGLRP is encoded by the coding sequence ATGGCAGACGAGCGAAAGAGCATTCTGGTCATCGGCGCCACCGGCAGTCAGGGCGGCGCGGTGGTGCGCCATCTGTTGGCGCGCGACGACGAGTTTCAAGTCCACGGACTCACCCGCGACAACGCCAGCGAGCGCGCCGAGAAGCTTAGCGAGCGCGGCGTGGTGATGCTCGAGGGCGATCTCGACGACCCCGACTCGCTTCGCCGGGTGATGGAGGGGATGCACGGGGTCTTCTGCGTGACCAACTTCTGGCAGACCGGCTACGACCGGCAGGTCCAGCAAGGCAAAAACGCCGCCGACGTCGCCAGTGAACTCGGCGTGGAGCACTTCGTGTTCAGCGGCGTTGGCGACCACGACCAGTCGACCGGCATCCCCCACTTCGACTCGTGCTGGGAGATCGACCAGCATATCCAGCAGCTCGACCTTGCGACGACGGTGCTCAAACCGGTCTTCTTCTTCCAGAACTTCGAGGGGATGAGCGACGACATCACCGACGGCACCCTGGCATTGGGGCTAAAACAGGGCGTGAAATTGCAGATGATCGACGTCGACGACATCGGCAAGGCCGCCACCGTCGCTTTTCTGAACCCGGACGAGTTCATCGGCACGCGCCACAACTTGGCCGGCGACTCCAAAACTGTCGAGCAAGCCGCTCACGTCTTCTCGAACGTCCTCGACATCGAGGTCGAGCCGGTTCACGTGCCCATGGACGCGTTGCGCGAACAGATGGGCGAGGAGTTCGCGGTGATGTTCGAGTGGTTCAACGAGCACGGCTACACCACCGACCTGCAAGAGTGCGAGGAGACCTTCGGCTTCGAATTCACCAACCTGCGCGACTACCTTCACAAGCACGGCTGGCACGTCGTCAACACCGGCGGACAAGGCCTTCGCCCGTAG